A portion of the Bacteroides faecium genome contains these proteins:
- a CDS encoding RagB/SusD family nutrient uptake outer membrane protein, whose protein sequence is MKKKIIILTAFVGMMLLSACSDFLDRKPLTVPGNETFLASREQVENYINGLYLALPAPTQYGMGVRGEEKNSDNILAEKYDRRLNGENNEFSGASEWSKGYQNLRNVNYFFHYYCVPEGVESDDIRSLRGEAYFLRAYWHFYLLTRFGDIPLMNDFWDNNATVAGLQIPSSKRADVARFILSDLKAAVGEVAEANAKLYSRDKYQGLRINKEAATILAMRVALYEGSWEKYHKGTQFVTEDNSEEFFKEVLAWGDEKLFPAKLTLNTMETDKDAVEKGDPFAHLFNKSDLSQVQEAVFWKKYSLSGGVFHNLSALLAAGTVDGQGPSGLSKSLVDNYLNEDGTFIDPTDEKYKNFNVMFEKRDLRLLETVMHTNCKYRSTVGAKGSKPMNVKAFDLDNDDNNKEISSPGLNGDGTSKNVTGFHIRLGIDTTFVDGNSETAIILFRYAEGLLCYAEAAAELDKWDDNVAGKTLKPLRERAGVKYVAPQSDPHFPFTGLTPVLQEIRRERRSELALQGFRLDDLMRWRQAGILKGVEGRGRGAYLGEDEVLYQSFSPDARKSLRLVLTDKKGWMDPLYQYLPNGYLFNENRDYLLPIPPDELQLNHELHQNPGWGDVSE, encoded by the coding sequence ATGAAAAAGAAAATAATTATCCTGACGGCTTTTGTGGGTATGATGTTGTTGTCTGCTTGTTCTGATTTTTTAGACAGGAAACCATTGACAGTGCCCGGTAATGAAACATTTTTGGCAAGCCGCGAACAGGTAGAAAACTATATTAATGGTTTGTATTTGGCATTACCTGCTCCTACACAGTATGGAATGGGAGTCAGAGGAGAAGAAAAAAATAGTGATAACATTTTGGCAGAAAAGTACGACAGACGGCTGAATGGTGAGAACAATGAGTTTAGCGGTGCTTCCGAATGGTCAAAAGGATATCAGAATTTACGTAATGTGAATTATTTTTTTCATTATTATTGTGTTCCTGAAGGAGTAGAGAGTGATGATATCCGCTCGCTTAGAGGAGAAGCTTATTTTCTCCGCGCTTATTGGCATTTTTATCTGCTTACTCGTTTCGGTGACATACCTCTCATGAATGACTTTTGGGATAATAATGCAACGGTGGCAGGGTTGCAAATCCCGTCTTCCAAACGTGCAGATGTTGCCCGGTTTATTTTGAGCGACTTGAAGGCTGCGGTCGGTGAAGTTGCCGAGGCAAATGCCAAACTGTATTCGCGTGATAAATATCAAGGATTGCGAATCAACAAAGAAGCTGCTACTATTTTAGCTATGCGTGTAGCTCTGTACGAAGGCTCATGGGAGAAGTACCACAAGGGAACCCAATTTGTTACGGAGGACAACTCCGAAGAGTTCTTTAAAGAGGTGCTGGCTTGGGGGGATGAAAAATTATTTCCGGCTAAATTGACTTTGAACACTATGGAGACCGATAAAGATGCTGTTGAAAAAGGGGATCCCTTTGCACATTTATTCAATAAGAGTGATCTTTCACAAGTACAGGAAGCTGTTTTTTGGAAAAAATATTCTTTGTCTGGTGGTGTATTTCATAATTTATCCGCCTTACTTGCAGCAGGAACAGTAGATGGACAGGGACCGTCTGGTTTGTCAAAATCATTGGTTGATAATTATCTGAATGAAGATGGAACATTCATTGACCCAACAGACGAAAAGTACAAGAACTTTAATGTTATGTTTGAGAAACGTGATTTGCGACTTCTTGAAACGGTAATGCATACAAACTGTAAATATCGTTCGACAGTTGGCGCTAAAGGTTCGAAGCCGATGAATGTGAAAGCCTTTGATTTGGATAATGATGATAATAATAAGGAGATTTCATCTCCGGGATTGAATGGTGACGGTACTAGTAAAAACGTAACTGGATTTCACATCCGACTGGGCATTGATACTACTTTCGTAGATGGTAACAGTGAAACTGCTATTATTTTATTTCGGTATGCAGAAGGGCTGCTCTGCTATGCAGAGGCTGCTGCTGAATTAGATAAGTGGGATGATAATGTAGCGGGAAAAACATTGAAGCCACTACGTGAGAGAGCAGGTGTGAAATATGTAGCACCGCAATCTGATCCTCATTTTCCGTTTACAGGGCTTACCCCAGTGTTGCAGGAGATCCGTCGTGAAAGACGTTCGGAACTAGCCCTTCAAGGTTTCCGTTTGGATGACTTGATGCGTTGGCGTCAGGCAGGAATCTTGAAAGGTGTGGAAGGCCGTGGCAGAGGTGCTTATTTGGGAGAAGATGAAGTGCTGTATCAGAGTTTCTCACCTGATGCGAGAAAATCATTGAGGCTGGTGCTGACAGATAAGAAAGGATGGATGGATCCGTTGTATCAATACCTGCCGAATGGTTATTTGTTCAATGAAAACCGGGATTATTTATTACCGATACCACCGGATGAGTTACAGTTGAATCATGAGTTGCATCAGAACCCGGGTTGGGGAGATGTTAGTGAATGA
- a CDS encoding DUF5006 domain-containing protein: MLKKILYIFLPVSLLTIGFAGCNDDDVVDPLPETVPLIVEASAESFVQGETLTLTFRVKDDNKEGLSSNEDFDIYLSAKDGAIDVSKELFISFPSMVTFKKGEESLKVDLPIIKEGMKEREKRYVNIVAFVRGYNVTNSSQEIVISDLHYITMSIKSNSDRVIEEGASFTIQATLPVPVEDDTDINITVPEDQKSFYETLPTKLTIKAGEKSGEVIAATKHNLSPTKDEILVLEFSTLSVVHPLDNEKIEITMKDLEAEKGSKLLDERWVYDRPGLPFTSGTRKEGGEDAVIKKYGEAQSMSALTPHPNAELAAAGWKFYNAWEFHRVGNTNDMWQYKDAYDTYVPLCLAAQNTTTAQTSAAVINDQFSNIIEDGYLRMIEMKIKSNATAPAKGERDYGTAAFYSGSFANAYKANSTLILEGSRMEIRARVRGRKQGFNMAIWLWGNADSPYGEIDILENPATTDGNNRAFQTFHVGEDGNTAKSVNSLQTLSNMSEWNIYWMEWRDANTVVVGINGETTYTLTSANSIVNGNWPFTNERNPKGLKFILTMGAPNKWALNGQGDDWKPDANWDIGFRDYDNYKRDRDNENIPRLEIDWVRTYINKASITEYESTGVSKNGTKFY, translated from the coding sequence ATGTTAAAAAAGATTCTATATATATTTTTACCTGTTAGCTTGCTTACGATAGGCTTTGCAGGTTGTAATGACGATGATGTGGTAGATCCGCTACCGGAGACTGTGCCCTTGATAGTAGAAGCTAGTGCAGAAAGCTTTGTACAGGGGGAGACTCTAACTCTGACTTTTAGGGTGAAGGATGACAATAAGGAGGGATTATCGTCTAATGAAGATTTTGATATTTATTTATCTGCCAAAGACGGGGCGATAGATGTATCAAAAGAACTTTTCATATCTTTTCCTTCAATGGTAACTTTTAAAAAAGGAGAAGAGTCATTGAAAGTTGATTTGCCGATTATAAAGGAGGGAATGAAAGAAAGAGAGAAACGTTATGTTAATATCGTAGCTTTTGTTCGTGGTTATAATGTAACAAACTCTTCACAGGAAATTGTTATCTCTGACCTTCATTATATTACAATGTCGATAAAGAGCAACTCGGATAGAGTGATTGAAGAAGGTGCTTCGTTCACCATTCAGGCTACTCTTCCCGTTCCGGTAGAGGATGATACAGATATAAATATAACAGTTCCAGAAGACCAGAAAAGTTTTTATGAGACACTACCGACAAAATTGACTATAAAGGCAGGAGAAAAATCTGGTGAAGTGATAGCTGCAACAAAACATAATCTTTCTCCTACCAAAGATGAGATATTGGTGTTGGAGTTTTCTACTCTTTCAGTTGTTCATCCGTTGGATAATGAGAAAATAGAAATAACGATGAAAGACCTTGAAGCGGAAAAGGGCTCTAAACTTCTGGATGAACGCTGGGTATATGACCGTCCTGGACTTCCTTTTACTTCCGGTACGCGTAAAGAAGGTGGCGAGGATGCTGTTATTAAGAAGTATGGCGAGGCTCAATCCATGTCGGCGCTTACTCCTCATCCTAATGCTGAATTAGCTGCGGCAGGCTGGAAATTCTATAATGCATGGGAATTTCATAGAGTAGGGAATACTAATGACATGTGGCAATATAAGGATGCTTATGATACTTATGTACCTTTGTGCTTGGCAGCTCAGAACACCACAACTGCACAAACATCTGCTGCCGTTATAAATGACCAATTCTCAAATATTATCGAGGATGGATATTTACGGATGATAGAAATGAAAATTAAGTCTAATGCGACAGCTCCGGCAAAAGGAGAGCGAGATTATGGAACTGCCGCTTTCTACTCCGGTTCATTTGCTAATGCATATAAGGCGAATAGTACATTGATATTAGAAGGTTCCAGAATGGAGATTCGAGCTCGTGTCCGCGGCAGGAAACAAGGATTTAATATGGCTATCTGGTTATGGGGGAATGCGGATTCGCCTTATGGAGAGATTGATATTCTTGAAAATCCAGCCACTACAGATGGCAATAACAGAGCATTCCAGACATTCCACGTAGGGGAAGATGGCAATACGGCCAAAAGCGTAAATAGTCTGCAGACCTTGAGTAACATGAGTGAATGGAATATTTACTGGATGGAATGGCGTGACGCTAATACGGTCGTTGTGGGCATTAATGGTGAAACAACTTATACATTAACAAGCGCTAACTCGATTGTTAATGGAAACTGGCCGTTTACTAATGAAAGAAATCCAAAGGGGCTTAAATTTATTCTTACTATGGGAGCACCTAATAAATGGGCTTTGAATGGACAAGGTGATGATTGGAAACCTGATGCAAATTGGGATATAGGTTTTAGGGATTATGATAATTATAAACGGGATCGTGATAATGAAAATATTCCTCGTTTGGAAATAGACTGGGTTCGTACGTATATAAATAAAGCGAGTATAACAGAGTATGAGAGTACAGGAGTATCGAAAAACGGAACTA